The Mobula hypostoma chromosome 1, sMobHyp1.1, whole genome shotgun sequence genome includes the window TCTAGATCACCAAAACTTGCTTTGCTTCTCTTGACTAAATTTTCAACATAAAAGATGCCAGATCTTTGCCATCTCATTGTTCCTGCATTGACCCACTGGTTTTTAAATGGTCCCCATGTTCAATTTACCTAGTAAAAGCTGCCTCCAAACTGCTGCTTCAGTTCCTGCCCAATAGTATCAGCATTAACCTTTCCCCAATCCTTAGTCTTCTTATCCATAACCATTTGAAAACTTAACAAATTAACATTCACTCTGATCCCTCAATGTATTCCAATAACTTATCCAAATTAAACTGAGCTGAACTTTCCCATCTCGAAACAGTTGAAATAATCAACTACAATTAAAGCTATTTGCTGCCCCACACtgtttcactaattgctaaaATATTATTACCTCTATGGAATCTGAAGAGTAACGAGATtttttgtttctgcttgttctgaGTGATTCTCTGGAAATCCTGCGACATCGTCGCCATACATTGGACACTGAAGTCCCATGAGTTAAATGGTCCTTTTTCAAATCCTCTTTCTCAGACAAGGCATCACTACTGATATTCCAAGTAGCAGAGTTATTTCTGCAAACATGCTTTGCGCCTTTTCCTCTTAGAAGGTCTTTTCTGCAACCACTGCAAAATTGCTTTCTCTCAGAAAGGTGTTGGTTCTCTTTACCGCCAACATCGTCACTGCAGGCAGAGGATGCTGGGCAGAAGGATGAAGAATAGGGATTGCACATCAAGTGAGAGTATGACACCTGCCTTTTTCCGTGTATGACATCAAAGAGATCAAGTGACGATTCCTCATCCTTTGAGGAGATCTCTTCAAAAGATCCACTGGGGTCTCCTGGTTGATGTTGCAATGTTGGAGAAAGACCACTTTTACAGTAACTGCTTCTTGCTTTGTCTTGTAGCCATGCCAGGACACTTGCAGAAGGTATATATTCTTCAGCTGACTCAAGGGAAACATCACTTTTCAATAGCTCACACACCTTTTCTTCATTTAATGGCTCTGTTGAACTAATGGGCTCATTTTCTTTATTAGTTGCATTCTTCTCTTCCATTCCACATTGACGAACAAGTCTACTTGGACTCCTGTGCAATGGAGACTTTTCAGACACCTCAGGCACAAACTCATTTGCTAGAAACTTGCAGCTTTTATTGTTTCTGCTGAGCAGGCTGTCCACTTTGCCAAGCCTGCCTGGGCAGCTCAAAGCCTCATCTTTCGTTCTAGTTTCAAACCCAGTTTCTGGAAATTTGTTTGAATCTTGCAAAATTCTTTGTGACTTGCTTGGAAGAGTACGTTCTTCTGGAACTTCAGTTTTCTTGATTATTTTGTCAGCTTCAAATGGGCCATAAAAGGGCACCCCACTATCACAGGCACTAACAGACCAAACTTCACATTGAATACCATCTTCTACCTTTTTATTAGGTGTGTTATACAAGGGAACAGTTGCTTCAAATGACCTCCACACATTGATTGAAGGTGCTCCTTCACTGCACTCTATCCTTATCTTTTCCTTTTGTAAAGCATAGCCACCTGTTTTGGTGCTCTTGGCTGTAACAGCTGTTTCTTCTGTCTCATTAGACTCTCCTTGTAATCCTTGTTGCAGGCCTCTTTCTTGGAGGATCTCAACAGGGTTAGAGGCTGATTCAGTACCAGGGGGCTGCTGGTCCCTTAGTACAGCTGCTTGACTGCTACATGCCGTAGTTTCAGTAACCACATCAGTCCTTTTGGGTTGGGTTGGATTGGTTTCACTTGTGTCTGTTTGGACTTCTGAATTAGTCACATTTCTTCGGAAGGGATAGTGCCGGAATCGGGCAGAGTGATAAAACGCCGGTCGAGCGACAAAAGAATTAAAATAGGGTCTCCTCAAATTCGTGTGAGCCATTGGTGACTGTGGGCCATAGCTTCTTGGGAATGGCATGGGACACACAGGGTAATACAAACTACCACCAATTTCTAACAGGAAGAGAGACAAAAATTACTTTCATATAATCAATAATTAATCCCTACAAACAAATTGCAAGGTTCTTAATCCACACCACAATTCTACCTAGCATTTTGGGAACTGAAAATGCCAAGT containing:
- the LOC134343845 gene encoding uncharacterized protein LOC134343845 isoform X1, coding for MIFDFSLVFGLNTEFEVHGVFAVSKSRPELLLVGAPMNLPRIPDSWILTLIVCLSRVAMNSSPSYQRTEDGLPPNQNRSFFFQPLPPPQMFVPPVSHFMHPPSFHPYFYPTVEIGGSLYYPVCPMPFPRSYGPQSPMAHTNLRRPYFNSFVARPAFYHSARFRHYPFRRNVTNSEVQTDTSETNPTQPKRTDVVTETTACSSQAAVLRDQQPPGTESASNPVEILQERGLQQGLQGESNETEETAVTAKSTKTGGYALQKEKIRIECSEGAPSINVWRSFEATVPLYNTPNKKVEDGIQCEVWSVSACDSGVPFYGPFEADKIIKKTEVPEERTLPSKSQRILQDSNKFPETGFETRTKDEALSCPGRLGKVDSLLSRNNKSCKFLANEFVPEVSEKSPLHRSPSRLVRQCGMEEKNATNKENEPISSTEPLNEEKVCELLKSDVSLESAEEYIPSASVLAWLQDKARSSYCKSGLSPTLQHQPGDPSGSFEEISSKDEESSLDLFDVIHGKRQVSYSHLMCNPYSSSFCPASSACSDDVGGKENQHLSERKQFCSGCRKDLLRGKGAKHVCRNNSATWNISSDALSEKEDLKKDHLTHGTSVSNVWRRCRRISRESLRTSRNKKSRYSSDSIEVSEEHDDSRTRIPGKVKARLLHKRIRGSPKISALQISNRLQQEKLRAKRRQEMSKYIIHRREQGKEGAEHQECQNSGQISRPERKHKVGKRYKCARETMNELLLTGCFLYSAPFSINSRDLCMKIPGDQHFLRYSNHPIWHQKSFCNQIQNASEDSVDEYWNKVGAKPKSATQSLDDAEYEKLEEVKSSCKSVPRKRAAPKLNEMDFWDLSDLHGLQGNVLRRGRTKSAKKVAPLYQVNKQHSDTIQKYSNYWKCLHNVE
- the LOC134343845 gene encoding uncharacterized protein LOC134343845 isoform X3, with product MNLPRIPDSWILTLIVCLSRVAMNSSPSYQRTEDGLPPNQNRSFFFQPLPPPQMFVPPVSHFMHPPSFHPYFYPTVEIGGSLYYPVCPMPFPRSYGPQSPMAHTNLRRPYFNSFVARPAFYHSARFRHYPFRRNVTNSEVQTDTSETNPTQPKRTDVVTETTACSSQAAVLRDQQPPGTESASNPVEILQERGLQQGLQGESNETEETAVTAKSTKTGGYALQKEKIRIECSEGAPSINVWRSFEATVPLYNTPNKKVEDGIQCEVWSVSACDSGVPFYGPFEADKIIKKTEVPEERTLPSKSQRILQDSNKFPETGFETRTKDEALSCPGRLGKVDSLLSRNNKSCKFLANEFVPEVSEKSPLHRSPSRLVRQCGMEEKNATNKENEPISSTEPLNEEKVCELLKSDVSLESAEEYIPSASVLAWLQDKARSSYCKSGLSPTLQHQPGDPSGSFEEISSKDEESSLDLFDVIHGKRQVSYSHLMCNPYSSSFCPASSACSDDVGGKENQHLSERKQFCSGCRKDLLRGKGAKHVCRNNSATWNISSDALSEKEDLKKDHLTHGTSVSNVWRRCRRISRESLRTSRNKKSRYSSDSIEVSEEHDDSRTRIPGKVKARLLHKRIRGSPKISALQISNRLQQEKLRAKRRQEMSKYIIHRREQGKEGAEHQECQNSGQISRPERKHKVGKRYKCARETMNELLLTGCFLYSAPFSINSRDLCMKIPGDQHFLRYSNHPIWHQKSFCNQIQNASEDSVDEYWNKVGAKPKSATQSLDDAEYEKLEEVKSSCKSVPRKRAAPKLNEMDFWDLSDLHGLQGNVLRRGRTKSAKKVAPLYQVNKQHSDTIQKYSNYWKCLHNVE
- the LOC134343845 gene encoding uncharacterized protein LOC134343845 isoform X2, producing MIFDFSLVFGLNTEFEVHVGAPMNLPRIPDSWILTLIVCLSRVAMNSSPSYQRTEDGLPPNQNRSFFFQPLPPPQMFVPPVSHFMHPPSFHPYFYPTVEIGGSLYYPVCPMPFPRSYGPQSPMAHTNLRRPYFNSFVARPAFYHSARFRHYPFRRNVTNSEVQTDTSETNPTQPKRTDVVTETTACSSQAAVLRDQQPPGTESASNPVEILQERGLQQGLQGESNETEETAVTAKSTKTGGYALQKEKIRIECSEGAPSINVWRSFEATVPLYNTPNKKVEDGIQCEVWSVSACDSGVPFYGPFEADKIIKKTEVPEERTLPSKSQRILQDSNKFPETGFETRTKDEALSCPGRLGKVDSLLSRNNKSCKFLANEFVPEVSEKSPLHRSPSRLVRQCGMEEKNATNKENEPISSTEPLNEEKVCELLKSDVSLESAEEYIPSASVLAWLQDKARSSYCKSGLSPTLQHQPGDPSGSFEEISSKDEESSLDLFDVIHGKRQVSYSHLMCNPYSSSFCPASSACSDDVGGKENQHLSERKQFCSGCRKDLLRGKGAKHVCRNNSATWNISSDALSEKEDLKKDHLTHGTSVSNVWRRCRRISRESLRTSRNKKSRYSSDSIEVSEEHDDSRTRIPGKVKARLLHKRIRGSPKISALQISNRLQQEKLRAKRRQEMSKYIIHRREQGKEGAEHQECQNSGQISRPERKHKVGKRYKCARETMNELLLTGCFLYSAPFSINSRDLCMKIPGDQHFLRYSNHPIWHQKSFCNQIQNASEDSVDEYWNKVGAKPKSATQSLDDAEYEKLEEVKSSCKSVPRKRAAPKLNEMDFWDLSDLHGLQGNVLRRGRTKSAKKVAPLYQVNKQHSDTIQKYSNYWKCLHNVE
- the LOC134343845 gene encoding uncharacterized protein LOC134343845 isoform X4, which codes for MIFDFSLVFGLNTEFEVHGVFAVSKSRPELLLVGAPMNLPRIPDSWILTLIVCLSRVAMNSSPSYQRTEDGLPPNQNRSFFFQPLPPPQMFVPPVSHFMHPPSFHPYFYPTVEIGGSLYYPVCPMPFPRSYGPQSPMAHTNLRRPYFNSFVARPAFYHSARFRHYPFRRNVTNSEVQTDTSETNPTQPKRTDVVTETTACSSQAAVLRDQQPPGTESASNPVEILQERGLQQGLQGESNETEETAVTAKSTKTGGYALQKEKIRIECSEGAPSINVWRSFEATVPLYNTPNKKVEDGIQCEVWSVSACDSGVPFYGPFEADKIIKKTEVPEERTLPSKSQRILQDSNKFPETGFETRTKDEALSCPGRLGKVDSLLSRNNKSCKFLANEFVPEVSEKSPLHRSPSRLVRQCGMEEKNATNKENEPISSTEPLNEEKVCELLKSDVSLESAEEYIPSASVLAWLQDKARSSYCKSGLSPTLQHQPGDPSGSFEEISSKDEESSLDLFDVIHGKRQVSYSHLMCNPYSSSFCPASSACSDDVGGKENQHLSERKQFCSGCRKDLLRGKGAKHVCRNNSATWNISSDALSEKEDLKKDHLTHGTSVSNVWRRCRRISRESLRTSRNKKSRYSSDSIEVSEEHDDSRTRIPGKVKARLLHKRIRGSPKISALQISNRLQQEKLRAKRRQEMSKYIIHRREQGKEGAEHQECQNSGQISRPERKHKVGKRYKCARETMNVQNASEDSVDEYWNKVGAKPKSATQSLDDAEYEKLEEVKSSCKSVPRKRAAPKLNEMDFWDLSDLHGLQGNVLRRGRTKSAKKVAPLYQVNKQHSDTIQKYSNYWKCLHNVE